The Paenibacillus sp. FSL R7-0345 DNA segment AAGCGGCCCCGCGGGATAATCCTTTCGATGGTTCCCTCCGCGGGGCCGCCGTTTATTTACTAAATTGCTGCCGTCTTGAAGTAACGATATACCCGCTCAAGCTTGCGTGCATGCTTGCCGCGCGGACTCTCCATGCTGCCGAACTCAAAAAACTTTACCTTACGGATGCCGACATAGTTGAACAACGCCTTACGCATCAGGATTTTGTGCGCATTCCCCAGCCACAGCAGCGGGTAGTTTGCCGGTCCTTTCATCACCGAAATGCAGACTACCGATTTTCCCTTAAGCAGTCCCTCCGGAAACAGCCCGCCCTTATCCTTATAAGCAAATCCTGAAGCAAACATCTGGTCGATGTAGCCCATCAGCATGGCCGGAGGCCGTCCCCACCATATCGGATAGACCAGTACAATCCGGTCAGCCCAGATCAGCTGCTCCCGGTATTTGGCCAGCCTTGGGTCACTATGCATATCCCGCCGCCGCTTCTCCTTATTGAAGACCAGCACCGGATCAAACCCCTCTTCATATAAATCCAGCACCTTTATTTCCTTCACCGTTTCATTATCCCGGCTGCCCCGCAGCACCTCCTGCAAAAAAGCATAGCTTAGGCTCTGATGGTTCGGATGTGTATAGATAACCAGTGTATTCATGCCGCCGGCACTCCTTTACTTATCATTTGATAAGTAAATCCTAGCACAATGGAAAATTAGTTGTCAATTGATAATTGTTTTATGATAATGTTTTTGCTATCGTCAAGGCAGAGGTGATCCCATGGACAATAACCCGTTATTCCAGCAAATCGTAGCTTTTACTGCTGCCGTGCATCAGGTTGCAAGCGATATAACCAAGGATGTGAAATCAGGGGCACTGACTCCTGTACAATATAAAATTCTCGAATACATTGCGGTGAGCCAGCCGGTAACACTGAGCGAAATCAGCGATTGCATGCATATGTCGATGCCCAATACGAGCCGCGAGCTGAAGAAGCTAACCGAAAAACAGCTCTGCTCCAGGGTCACCGACCCGGCCGACCGCCGCAGGCAGGGCATTACCCTCTCACCCGCCGGCGAGGCAATGATGGGCGAGGCTTTCCAGACCATCGGCGCCCGGTTTGAAGAGCGCATCGCCCATCTTAGCGACGCAGAACGCAAAGCGATCGGGCAGGCGCTGGAGCTTTTGCAGCAAAAGGTTTATTACTGAGCATTCCCGTACAGCACCGGACCCGCCCAGCATTTACCACAAAACCATTACGCCAGGCCAGCGTCCAACTATAGACTAAAAATCTATAGGCAAGGTGATACACACATGACAAAATGCAAACCTGCCCTGCTTCCGCTGCTAATCCTATCGCTATGCGGAGGAGGTGCGGCCTATGCAGATGCGCTTCCTCAGGAGACGGCAGCCGCTCCGGCTATCTCAGTCTATCTGGACGGAAAACCGCTGCCATCAGAGGTACCGCCCGTGAATGTTGACGGAACGGTGCTTGTACCGATGCGCGGGCTGTTCGAGGCGCAGGGAGCCGTGCTGAGCTGGGACAACACCGACAAAATTGTCACCGCAACCAAGGATAATACCAAGCTCAGCTATCAGATGGGTGCTTCCTCGGCAGATTTAAACGGCCAGGCCGTTAAGGTCGGCGTTCCCGGTGTAATCGCTGATGATACGGCGATGATCCCGCTGCGGATGGCCAGTGAGGCTCTGGGCAACAGTGTCAGCTGGGTCCCGGCTACCCAGTCGGTGCAGATCTCCTCGACTTCAGCAGCAGTCATCTTTGAAACCTCAATCCTCCGGGGTGTGACACTGCGCAGTAAGCCCGATGGCGAAAGCAAGCCTGTGACGGAGAAAATGCTGACTGAGGGAACCAGGGTCCATGTAATCAGCGTGGCCGACGCGCTCTGGCTGAAGGTCCGGACCGAGGACAATCAGACCGGCTACATCTCTGCCAAACCGAAGTTTACCGACTACACCAGTTCCTCCCTCGCAGACAAGCAGGCTGCCGCATTGATCGCCTACGGCAAAACGTTTAACGGCACACCTTATGAATTCGGCGCTTCTCCCGATCAGACCAAAACGTTCGACTGCTCCTCTTTTGTAAAGCGTCTGTTTGAGGATATTCTATCCGTCGAGCTGCCGCGGGTGTCCTATAAACAGGCGAAGGAAGGCAGCGAAGTCGGGCTGGACGAGCTGCGTCCGGGCGATCTGCTGTTCTTTACCGCACGCGGCCTGGATATCGGCCATGTTGCGATCTACGCCGGAAACAACAAGATTTTGCACACCTATTCCCCTAAGGAAGGGGTTCACACAGAGACCTTCGACGGCCAGTGGAAAAAGCGCTTTGTGACTGCCCGCAGAATTTTGTAGCAGGAGCCGAGGCAACAGCAGCAATACCAAAAGCCCCCGACAGATGTCACCGTAAGGTGCGCTGTTGAGGGCTTTTATCTATATTATGACTAATCGGGACTACATTAACTTTGCGGCAAAATCAAAGCTGTGCGTCACACGGTTTCTTCCGTTTTCTTTTGAAGCATAGAGGGCGGCATCGGCTTTGTGGAGCAAGGTCTTTTCCGAATCCTCAGCTGTGCATGTAGCGATCCCGATACTGACCGTAAGACGCCCGGTATCCCAGACAGCAAGCTCAGTTACCTGCCGCAGGTTTTCAGCAACCAGCCTGGATTCATCAGCTGTCAGACCAGGCAGAATCAGCACGAATTCCTCTCCGCCGTAGCGGGCAGCCGTATCCTTTTCACGGGAATGGAATTTCAGCAGACTCCCCAGCTTCTCCAGCACATAATCGCCCGTCTGATGGCCGAAGGTGTCGTTAATCCGCTTAAAGTAGTCGATATCCATAATCAGCAGAGAAAAGGGCTCTCCGGTCTCCCGGAACAGCTCCAGCTGCCCGCTCAGCATGTCCTCGAAATAACGTCTGTTCTTGAGCCCGGTGAGCTTATCCGTCGTAGACAGCTCTACCAGAGCGGCATTAAGCTCCATCAGCTCACTTTGCTTTTGCTGGATTTCGGAGTGGATCTGGCCCAGTCTGGCCAGCGCCTGCTCTTTTTCCCAGTAAGCCTCCTCAATCTGCTTCTTGGCCGAACGCAGCTCCTGCTCGTAATCAATGCGTTTGCTCATCTGCATCAATACACAGTCAATAACCGCCACACCCCCGGCTACCAGGCTACGACCGTTCAGCATATACGGAACCGTTCCACCGCTGACATCCTTCAGGCTGATAAACAGCTCCTCGACATGGCCATGCAGATTAATATTAGGGTAAAAATAAGAATGGAAAACAAGCTGGTTCGCCTTCGACATAATGGTATCGATATGTTTATGCAGCAGTGCCTCCCTCGTGTACCCCAGCAAATAAAGGAAGGTATGATTCATATCCGTAATGATGCCCTGATGTGTAATCGATATATACCCGCACGGGGCGTATTCCAGCCGTTCATTCATTTTAAATAACCTCTCAATACCGCGTAGTGTTCTAATTCTTCTTATAGATAACCGTGGATCAGCGCAATGGTCTCCTCCGGATGGCTGATATGCGGATAATGCCCCTTGGCCTGCATCAGCCGGAACTCGCTGTTCTTCAAATGTTTGTGCAGATATTCACCTACCTCAATAGGCACAATACTGTCATCCGAGCACTGCAAAATCAGCGTCGGTACGGTAGCTTCAGCCAGCAGCCTGCGGTGGTCCGACAGGAAAGTAACCTCGGCGAACTCCCGGGTTATTACCGGATCAGCAGAAACAAAGCTGTGTTCCAGATTCTGTGTCAGCTCAGGCAGATGCGGATTGTTCATGGCAAGCGGTGCCATAAAGCTGGCCCAGCCGCTAAAATTCATCTCCATCATCTCCAGCAGCTCGGTAATATCGCTTTTTTCGAACCCGCCGAAGTAGTCCTCACCGTCATTCAGATAGCGCGGGGAAGGGCCGATCATCACCATTTTGGCAAAAAGCTCCGGCCGTTCAATGGAAGCCAGCATCCCGATCATGGAGCTGACAGAATGTCCTATAAAAATGATATCGGTCAGCTGCAGCCATTCGATAACATCGAGTAAATCCTGCACATATCCGCGGAATTTTCCATACCGCTCCGTAGTGTATGCGCTTAAATCGGAATTCCCGGAACCCACATAATCAAAGAGCACCAGCCGGTACTCCTGCTCAAAAGCCGGTGATATAAACTGCCACATGCTCTGGTCACAACCGAAGCCGTGGGCAAGCACGATGGTCTGCTCACCTTTTCCGATCACCTTTACTTTATTTCTGGCTAAAATATCATTCATATGCCAAAACCCCTTATCCTCCAAATGCTATTCACTAATTGTGAAGGCGGATGCCCTAATTGACAAGTAAATCGTTATGCCAATCCCCCTGATCGTTCCAGCTAAAATGTGGAATTGTGAAATGCATTAGCCCGTCCGCAGACTGCTGCGGACGAGCCGGAGCTACAGCTTCTGGGCGAATGCATTCAGCTGCTCGGACATCTGCTGGATTTCATCGATAAAAGCCGAGATCTGCTCCGACGTTGCCGCCTGCTCCTGGACAATTGAAGCGATCTGTTCAATAGAGATACCCATCTGGGCCGTCGCTGTCTTGAAAGCCGCCAGTGTATCCTGAATCGTTCGGGCCCGGCTGACCGTTTCATTCGACAGCTTGCGGATTTCCTGGGCTACGACTCCGAAGCCCCTGCCCTTGTCCCCCGCATGGGCTGCTTCGATTGCGGCATTGATACCCAGCAGATGCGTCTGGCTGGCCACATTATTTATAATCGTCAATACCTTATCTGTATTGCTCACCTGCTCGCCGCTTCTTTGTGCAAGAACAAGCAGCTGCTGGGTAGAGGCAGCCAGTTCATTTGAGCCGTCGGCGATCTGCATCAGCCGGGTGCTCGCCTGGACGAGCGAGCCGGCGATCTGATCCGATATGATCCGCAGCTCACGCTGGCGGCGCAGCTGCACTGCAATCCCGCCGATGATCCGGCCTTCGCGGTCATGGACCGGGGTAGCCGTGCCGGTGAACTCGAAGCCGTAAAACTCCGCCGGCACCTCCGCCCGCAGCGGCGCATTATCGCGGATGGCCGCGGTCAGCGGCTCCTCGGCATGCAGGAGCTGACCCTCCCGGATATGCAAATCTATATTTTCTCCCGGCCAATAAGCGAGGAACTTCTCCAGGTCGCAGATTGCGATCGATAAATCAGCAGGGACGGCCGCCCTGATTACCGGGATTGCTGCCATGAGCTGTTCCAGTGATTCAACCTTGTACATTGTGTAGCCACCTTTTTCAGTAAATCTGGTATGGCAGATATATTTAGGAGTCACAGACTCTTAATTTCATTTCATAATGGTAATCATAAAATTTTAAGCAATTAGTTTTTATATCGGCTCACTACGACTGTTATTCAAGCGTTGTACCGCGTTTTGCAGCAAGTTGGGAAGAACGGCTTAACCGGGTAAGGGGGTCAAGAGGACTATTTCCTATTCGTGCCGGCTGCAGACTGCGGGCTGTGGACGCGCTCGGCGGAGTGTAGGCTGGGGCCGCTAGTCTTGTGCTAACCGCGGGCTGATGCGGCTCATTTAGGGGATTTTTCCCTTTATTCTGCACTAACTACTGCCTGGAGTAGCTCGTTAATGGGATTTTTCCCTTTGTTCTCTACTAACTACCGGCTGGAGTAGCTCATCAATGGGATTTTTCCCTTTATTCTGTACTAACTACCGGCTGGAATAGCCCATTAATGGGATTTTTCCCTTTATTCTGTACTAACTACCCGCTGGAGTAGCTCATCAATGGGATTTTTCCCTTTATTCCAACCCGACTACGGGCTTCACCAGCATATCAGAGGCATTTTTGCCCTTCATTTCGCACTTTCAGCCACTTGGGCCAGAATCAGAGGCATTTTTGCCCTTCATTTCGCGTTTTCAGCCACTTGGGCCAGAATCAGAGGCATTTTTGCCCTTCATTTCGCGTTTTCAGCCACTTGGGCTGGAATCAGAGGCATTTTTGCCCTTCATTTCGCGCTTTAACTTGCCAGCAGTAACTACAGATAAGATTCAAGCCCCTCTCAGAGAGCTTTAGATTCACACAAAGCATAATCACAGAGGCAATCAGTTAAAAAAGCGCCCCCTATAGGGCGCTGGAATATGTGTATTAGTTTACAGGGTGCGGGGTGCGGGGTGCGGGGTGCGGGGTGCGGGGTGCGGGGTGCGGGGTGCGGGGTGCGGGGTGCGGGGTGCGGTCACGTCTGCCCTACGGCCTTCGAGTACCACTTTCAGCACTTTAGATTCCCTGCTCCGCAACTCCTTATCCCACCTAAACGACTTCAGTCTTTACTCAGTCTTTACTAATCCTTTATCCATCCCTTTTACCTGCGCGACTCCACTTGGCATCTCCTAAAATGAATACCCCGCATACCTCTCCGCATTCCGGATGCTGGTCCAGATGTCCGGGCTCTCGCCGCTGATGTACCAGTAGGCGATCCCGGCGAGCTTTTGCTGGGCGGCCAGATTGATCTTGGCCGTCAGGGAGCGGCCATCCTCCAGCCAGATCGTGTGCTTCAGCTGTCCGGTATAGCTGACCACATATTGCCCGAGTGTGCTGTTCCAGACCGGCCGCAGGCCATAGCTGCCGACCAGCTGATTCTGCTCCGTAAGGGATAGCTCAGTTGAATAAGGCTGCGTGGAGCCTTGCTTCAGCACCCAATCCCGGGTGTACAGCGGCATGGCCAGAATCGTCTTCGCAGCCGGCACCGTCTGCAGCAGCTTGCTCACCGCCTGCCGGACGTACGGCAGCGAAGCATTTGAGCCGGGAGTCGGACTCCCGCTGTAGTGCTCGTCATAGCCCATCATCACCATGTAATCGGCCTGTTTGCCAAGCGCTGCATAGTCGAAGGCCTCCGTCCAGTCTGTCCCCAGATCAGGCGATACATCCACCGAGAGCACAGCGCCGAGCGCATGCAGCTTGCCGGCCAGCTGTGTAACAAAGGCAGTCAATGCAGCCTTGTCGGCCGCAGCCACATTCTCAAAATCGAGATTCAGGCCGTCCAGATCATATTTGCTGACCAGCGCCGCCAATTGATTAACCGCTGCCGTTCGTGCGGCCGTGCTGGACAGCAGCTGATGCGTCGCCGCCTGGTCAAACCGGTTGCCGACCTGCGGCCAGATCTGCTTGCCGTTCTGTTTAGCCCAGGTTACCAGAGAAGCCGCCGTTGAATCCGAAACCGTACCGGTACCGCCAACAAAATACCAGCGCGGAATCAGCGTGTTCACATTCGACTTTAAAATACTGCTCTGGTACTGTGCGGTCGTCTGGCCATACTGCCAGCCCATCACAATCTGCGTGTTCTTCTGTCCGGCAAGCTCGGCCGCCCACTTCTGCTGCTGCAGCGCGCGGTAGAGGAGCACCGCAGTCTCCTGTCTTGTAATAGGAGCCGCCGGCCGGAAAGCGCCTGTATCGTCTCCCTTCATCAGGCCTAAGCGGTTCATTGCCGCTACTGCACTGCCGGCCCAGCCGGCGACTGTACTGCTGTCCCGGAAGGCAGTCTGCACATCCGCAGCGTTGCCCGTCTGCTTAAACGCCCGGGCCAGCAGCACTGCGGCCTCCTGGCGGGTAACCGGCTGTGCCGGGGCAAAGGTCCGGTCTGAGGTACCGCCGGCCAGCTCCAGCTGAACAGCCGCCTGAACCCAGCCATAGTACCAGGCGCTCTTACCCACATCGGTAAACGGCGAGACCGGACTGTTGACGGGTTCCAGCTTGAGCAGACGGCCCAGCATGGTAACAAGCTCTGCTCTGGATACCAGCCCCCGGGGCGAGAAGGTATCTTCTGAAGTACCGGTTATAATCTTTTTGTTATATAAGTCTATGATTTCATTCTTGGCATAACTGCCAGCTATATCGCCAAACGGCAGCCCGGCCGCTGCTGAAGCGGCCGGGGTGTATGTAGTAAAAACAGCAGCTGCACACAAGACAGCGGCCGCTCCTGTTGCCATTCTTCCCAATACCCTTTTCACGTTCCGCCGGCCCCTCTCATGCTATCATTTTGCCGAAAGTATATCAGAGATAGAGTCTCTTATCACCGCGCAAATACTGGTAGAGGCAGAAGTGCCGACAGATTGTATGTCATCGGGGCATGCGGGGGTTTAATTCGAAACCCGCGTGGTTATGAATGAATTAGGGGTATAAGTCTCGGGTTCTATTAAATAAGAAATTGCCCAGGAGGGAATAGCACGATGAGAGATTCCAGTTCACCCGGCAGTATGCCGGCAGCGGAGAACAACGGCCTTGCCGCAGAAGCTGTTGATGCTATAGAGGGATTATCCGGTGTTCACCCGGGCTACCGCCGCGCCCATGCCAGAGGCATCTGCTGCCGTGCCGTGTTCCGGCCTAATGGGCTTGCTGCCGCCTTTACTACCGCTGCGCACCTGCAGGAGCAGGAGTCAGCGGCGGTAGTCCGATTCTCCGGCAGCTCCACCGATCCGGCGCTGGCTGATCTGCTGTCCCCGGCCAAAGGCATAGCGGTGCAGTTCAGCCTGCCGGACGGAGGGACTACAAGCCTTGTCGGCGCTACCCTGCCGGTCTTTTTCGCCCGGACGCCTGA contains these protein-coding regions:
- a CDS encoding NAD(P)H-dependent oxidoreductase; translation: MNTLVIYTHPNHQSLSYAFLQEVLRGSRDNETVKEIKVLDLYEEGFDPVLVFNKEKRRRDMHSDPRLAKYREQLIWADRIVLVYPIWWGRPPAMLMGYIDQMFASGFAYKDKGGLFPEGLLKGKSVVCISVMKGPANYPLLWLGNAHKILMRKALFNYVGIRKVKFFEFGSMESPRGKHARKLERVYRYFKTAAI
- a CDS encoding MarR family transcriptional regulator is translated as MDNNPLFQQIVAFTAAVHQVASDITKDVKSGALTPVQYKILEYIAVSQPVTLSEISDCMHMSMPNTSRELKKLTEKQLCSRVTDPADRRRQGITLSPAGEAMMGEAFQTIGARFEERIAHLSDAERKAIGQALELLQQKVYY
- a CDS encoding NlpC/P60 family protein, which translates into the protein MTKCKPALLPLLILSLCGGGAAYADALPQETAAAPAISVYLDGKPLPSEVPPVNVDGTVLVPMRGLFEAQGAVLSWDNTDKIVTATKDNTKLSYQMGASSADLNGQAVKVGVPGVIADDTAMIPLRMASEALGNSVSWVPATQSVQISSTSAAVIFETSILRGVTLRSKPDGESKPVTEKMLTEGTRVHVISVADALWLKVRTEDNQTGYISAKPKFTDYTSSSLADKQAAALIAYGKTFNGTPYEFGASPDQTKTFDCSSFVKRLFEDILSVELPRVSYKQAKEGSEVGLDELRPGDLLFFTARGLDIGHVAIYAGNNKILHTYSPKEGVHTETFDGQWKKRFVTARRIL
- a CDS encoding diguanylate cyclase, encoding MNERLEYAPCGYISITHQGIITDMNHTFLYLLGYTREALLHKHIDTIMSKANQLVFHSYFYPNINLHGHVEELFISLKDVSGGTVPYMLNGRSLVAGGVAVIDCVLMQMSKRIDYEQELRSAKKQIEEAYWEKEQALARLGQIHSEIQQKQSELMELNAALVELSTTDKLTGLKNRRYFEDMLSGQLELFRETGEPFSLLIMDIDYFKRINDTFGHQTGDYVLEKLGSLLKFHSREKDTAARYGGEEFVLILPGLTADESRLVAENLRQVTELAVWDTGRLTVSIGIATCTAEDSEKTLLHKADAALYASKENGRNRVTHSFDFAAKLM
- a CDS encoding alpha/beta hydrolase — its product is MNDILARNKVKVIGKGEQTIVLAHGFGCDQSMWQFISPAFEQEYRLVLFDYVGSGNSDLSAYTTERYGKFRGYVQDLLDVIEWLQLTDIIFIGHSVSSMIGMLASIERPELFAKMVMIGPSPRYLNDGEDYFGGFEKSDITELLEMMEMNFSGWASFMAPLAMNNPHLPELTQNLEHSFVSADPVITREFAEVTFLSDHRRLLAEATVPTLILQCSDDSIVPIEVGEYLHKHLKNSEFRLMQAKGHYPHISHPEETIALIHGYL
- a CDS encoding methyl-accepting chemotaxis protein; this translates as MYKVESLEQLMAAIPVIRAAVPADLSIAICDLEKFLAYWPGENIDLHIREGQLLHAEEPLTAAIRDNAPLRAEVPAEFYGFEFTGTATPVHDREGRIIGGIAVQLRRQRELRIISDQIAGSLVQASTRLMQIADGSNELAASTQQLLVLAQRSGEQVSNTDKVLTIINNVASQTHLLGINAAIEAAHAGDKGRGFGVVAQEIRKLSNETVSRARTIQDTLAAFKTATAQMGISIEQIASIVQEQAATSEQISAFIDEIQQMSEQLNAFAQKL
- a CDS encoding S-layer homology domain-containing protein, yielding MATGAAAVLCAAAVFTTYTPAASAAAGLPFGDIAGSYAKNEIIDLYNKKIITGTSEDTFSPRGLVSRAELVTMLGRLLKLEPVNSPVSPFTDVGKSAWYYGWVQAAVQLELAGGTSDRTFAPAQPVTRQEAAVLLARAFKQTGNAADVQTAFRDSSTVAGWAGSAVAAMNRLGLMKGDDTGAFRPAAPITRQETAVLLYRALQQQKWAAELAGQKNTQIVMGWQYGQTTAQYQSSILKSNVNTLIPRWYFVGGTGTVSDSTAASLVTWAKQNGKQIWPQVGNRFDQAATHQLLSSTAARTAAVNQLAALVSKYDLDGLNLDFENVAAADKAALTAFVTQLAGKLHALGAVLSVDVSPDLGTDWTEAFDYAALGKQADYMVMMGYDEHYSGSPTPGSNASLPYVRQAVSKLLQTVPAAKTILAMPLYTRDWVLKQGSTQPYSTELSLTEQNQLVGSYGLRPVWNSTLGQYVVSYTGQLKHTIWLEDGRSLTAKINLAAQQKLAGIAYWYISGESPDIWTSIRNAERYAGYSF